A window of the bacterium genome harbors these coding sequences:
- a CDS encoding ABC transporter permease: MSRLRRLEEAVAPTRLSTTLESLRPRTFLEFYGLGVIVVMVAAIAAAPLIAPDPLAQDLTSALAGSSAEHWLGTDNLGRDLWARILYGGRVSVVIGVFVLLTAGAVGVLYGAVSGYAGGMVDAVMMRIVDIFLSFPSIMLALLISAALGPTIRNVIIAIAAAWWPVYARLIRGQVIVVKEREFVTASRALGAGPMRNLLLTVLPNSFGVMKTIFVLDIGYAILAGSTLGFLGLGVSAPTPEWGYMIREALQYPTHWWFILSPGLALLLFVSAINFAGGIVTRSVHEDPGR, translated from the coding sequence TTGAGCCGGCTTCGCCGCCTGGAGGAGGCGGTAGCGCCCACCCGCCTCTCCACGACCCTGGAGTCGCTCCGGCCCCGCACCTTCCTCGAGTTCTACGGCCTGGGCGTGATCGTGGTGATGGTGGCGGCCATCGCCGCCGCGCCCCTCATCGCCCCCGACCCGCTCGCCCAAGATCTGACGTCGGCCCTGGCCGGTTCGAGTGCCGAGCACTGGCTGGGCACCGACAACCTGGGCCGTGACCTGTGGGCGCGGATCCTCTACGGGGGTCGCGTGTCGGTGGTGATCGGCGTCTTCGTCCTCCTGACGGCGGGCGCCGTCGGCGTCCTCTACGGCGCGGTGTCCGGATATGCCGGTGGCATGGTCGACGCGGTGATGATGCGGATCGTAGATATCTTCCTGTCGTTTCCCTCCATCATGCTGGCCCTGCTCATCTCCGCAGCGCTGGGACCCACCATCCGCAACGTGATCATCGCCATCGCGGCAGCCTGGTGGCCGGTCTACGCCCGGCTGATCCGCGGCCAGGTCATCGTGGTGAAGGAACGCGAGTTCGTTACCGCCTCCAGGGCATTGGGAGCGGGGCCGATGCGGAACCTGCTGCTTACGGTCCTGCCCAACAGCTTCGGGGTGATGAAGACGATCTTCGTCCTCGACATCGGCTACGCCATCCTGGCAGGATCCACCCTCGGCTTCCTGGGACTCGGAGTCTCGGCGCCGACCCCCGAGTGGGGGTACATGATCCGCGAGGCCCTCCAGTACCCCACCCACTGGTGGTTCATCCTCAGCCCCGGCCTCGCTCTGCTGCTGTTCGTATCGGCCATCAACTTCGCCGGGGGTATCGTGACCCGGTCGGTCCATGAAGACCCCGGTCGCTGA
- a CDS encoding ABC transporter ATP-binding protein: MKTPVAESRSGAASPGPDRPILSVRDLDVTFRARAPVLAVRGVSYDLAAGEHVGLVGESGSGKSAGALALVRLLPDYADVSGTVMLDGVDLLRLNERELRAVRGDQVGIVYQDPFSSLNPVLTIGKQLTEVLSKHKGLGMRAARRQAARLLETVGVPNAEERISDYPHQFSGGMRQRAVIAMAVAPRPALLIADEPTTALDVTVQAQILELLQELTSDHETTMLLITHDLGVVAGVTQRVMVMYAGRIVESSSTADVFTRASHPYTVALHRSLPRIDVRQERLVTIEGQPPDPTQPVRGCPFAPRCPSRIDRCADEDPPLMTIPTARRAAARGWDMPSILERDGDQVPGPASPHLTACWNPPEPADDERGPAR, translated from the coding sequence ATGAAGACCCCGGTCGCTGAGTCCCGCTCGGGGGCAGCCTCTCCGGGTCCGGACCGGCCCATACTGTCGGTGAGGGATCTCGACGTCACCTTCCGAGCAAGAGCGCCGGTGCTGGCGGTGCGAGGGGTCTCGTACGACCTGGCGGCAGGCGAACACGTCGGCCTGGTCGGCGAGAGCGGATCGGGCAAGAGCGCCGGCGCGCTGGCGCTCGTGCGGCTGCTACCCGACTACGCCGATGTGTCCGGGACGGTGATGCTGGACGGCGTCGATCTGTTGCGGCTCAACGAGCGCGAACTGAGGGCCGTACGGGGTGACCAGGTTGGGATCGTCTACCAGGACCCCTTCAGCTCCCTGAACCCGGTGCTGACGATCGGCAAGCAGCTCACCGAGGTACTGAGCAAGCACAAGGGACTCGGGATGAGGGCGGCGCGCCGGCAGGCGGCCCGGCTGCTGGAGACGGTGGGGGTTCCCAACGCGGAGGAGCGCATCTCCGACTACCCCCACCAGTTCTCCGGAGGCATGCGGCAGCGCGCCGTCATAGCCATGGCGGTGGCGCCCCGGCCCGCACTCCTGATTGCGGACGAGCCGACCACCGCCCTCGATGTCACCGTGCAGGCCCAGATCCTGGAATTGCTCCAGGAACTCACCTCCGACCACGAGACAACGATGCTGCTCATCACCCACGATCTGGGAGTGGTGGCCGGCGTCACACAGCGGGTGATGGTCATGTACGCGGGGCGCATAGTCGAGTCCTCCTCCACCGCCGATGTGTTCACGAGAGCGTCCCATCCCTATACGGTCGCTCTTCACAGATCCCTGCCCCGGATCGATGTCCGCCAGGAACGGCTCGTGACGATCGAGGGCCAGCCTCCCGACCCGACCCAACCCGTCAGGGGATGTCCCTTCGCTCCCAGGTGCCCTTCCAGAATCGATCGATGCGCCGACGAGGACCCGCCGTTGATGACCATCCCTACCGCCCGGCGCGCCGCCGCCCGGGGCTGGGACATGCCGTCGATCCTTGAGCGGGACGGAGACCAGGTTCCCGGGCCGGCGAGTCCCCACCTGACCGCCTGCTGGAACCCCCCGGAACCGGCGGACGACGAACGCGGACCGGCCCGATGA
- a CDS encoding ATP-binding cassette domain-containing protein, which yields MSTEQVASPALVEVQDLRVWFPAGRGSSAKTGGSIKAVDGISFTVRRGETLGLVGESGCGKTTTARAILKLLDPTEGSILFDGVDLSTVSRRELRLMRRRMQPVFQDPFSSLNPKRTVERIVAEPLVIHRQGTPSERRERVADLLETVGLPPDAAGRYPHAFSGGQRQRIAIARAMALRPDLIIADEPVSALDVSIRAQILNLLSDLQQEFHLTYLVIAHDLALVRQVTDRVAVMYLGKIVELRPTEDLYRRPLHPYTVALLSSAPIPDTEAEATRQRIVLEGDVPSPADPPAGCRFNTRCWLRRNLGNPEICTTEAPPLAQVQDHGASGVVACHFPEAVEDSPERRETLVALTGSRASSPDEGSTPDVG from the coding sequence ATGAGCACCGAGCAGGTGGCCAGTCCGGCCCTGGTCGAGGTCCAGGACCTGAGGGTCTGGTTTCCGGCAGGGCGCGGATCGTCAGCCAAGACCGGTGGCTCCATCAAGGCGGTGGACGGGATTTCGTTCACCGTCCGGCGCGGTGAAACCCTTGGTCTCGTGGGTGAGTCGGGATGCGGCAAGACCACGACCGCCCGAGCCATCCTCAAACTCCTGGACCCGACGGAGGGAAGCATCCTGTTCGACGGCGTCGACCTGTCAACCGTCTCGCGTCGAGAACTGCGGCTGATGCGCCGCCGGATGCAGCCGGTCTTCCAGGACCCGTTCTCCAGCCTCAACCCGAAGCGGACGGTGGAGCGGATAGTCGCCGAGCCGCTCGTCATCCATCGCCAGGGGACCCCGTCGGAGCGCCGGGAGAGGGTCGCCGATCTGCTCGAGACGGTCGGGCTACCACCCGACGCGGCGGGCCGTTACCCGCATGCCTTCAGCGGAGGCCAGCGGCAACGCATCGCCATCGCCCGGGCCATGGCCCTCCGACCGGACCTGATCATCGCCGACGAGCCCGTCAGCGCTCTCGACGTCAGCATTCGCGCCCAGATACTCAACCTGCTGAGCGATCTCCAGCAGGAGTTCCACCTGACCTACCTGGTCATCGCGCACGACCTCGCCCTCGTTCGGCAGGTGACCGACCGGGTGGCGGTCATGTACCTGGGAAAGATCGTCGAACTGCGACCCACAGAGGACCTCTACCGGCGGCCGCTCCACCCGTACACGGTGGCACTCCTGTCTTCGGCGCCCATTCCCGACACCGAGGCCGAAGCGACCCGGCAACGTATCGTGTTGGAGGGTGATGTACCCAGCCCGGCCGATCCGCCGGCAGGCTGTCGCTTCAACACCCGATGCTGGCTCCGGCGAAATCTGGGAAACCCGGAGATCTGCACCACCGAAGCACCCCCGTTGGCGCAGGTACAGGACCACGGCGCGTCCGGCGTGGTGGCGTGCCACTTCCCAGAGGCGGTGGAGGACTCACCCGAACGTAGGGAGACGTTGGTAGCTCTCACCGGTTCGAGGGCTTCCTCCCCCGATGAGGGCTCTACCCCGGACGTCGGCTAG